Proteins co-encoded in one Bremerella sp. TYQ1 genomic window:
- the hemG gene encoding protoporphyrinogen oxidase, with the protein MTEESKADHRVAIIGGGISGLAAAHRVQELDPSAKITLFEADKKLGGVLQTTTTDDGYLLENSADNFITNLPFALDLCRRLGLEEDLLPTNEALRKAFVVRQGKLHPVPEGFVLMAPGKMWSVITTPILSWSGKLRLAREFFVPRRQEQTDECLESFVTRRMGKEVYQRLVQPLIGGIYTADPTKLSIQATLRQFVEMERKHGSLIKGMQRRDQNNGKKNESGARYSMFVAPRYGMRQLIERLVERLSGHDLRCETPIQSIRRKGDLWMVDTATQSLEFDAVIVALPAPHAAKTLEAFSVLAENLQAIPYAGCSVAILAVDEKQIRRPVAGFGFVVPEIENRKILAGSFSSTKFPGRAPDGKVVIRVFVGGACHPELADLPDDEMRRVVLQELNELIGLEGEPEKFLVTRWMGKMPQYHLGHLDRVATLERECGSLPGLELAGNAYRGVGVPQCIQSGEQAAARVVEYLRSR; encoded by the coding sequence ATGACTGAAGAATCGAAAGCCGATCATCGCGTCGCCATCATTGGGGGCGGCATCTCAGGGCTCGCCGCTGCGCATCGCGTTCAGGAATTAGATCCTTCGGCCAAGATCACCCTCTTCGAAGCAGATAAAAAACTCGGCGGTGTCCTGCAAACTACCACGACCGACGACGGTTACTTACTGGAAAACAGCGCCGATAACTTCATCACCAACCTGCCATTTGCATTGGATCTTTGCCGCCGACTCGGCTTGGAAGAAGATTTGCTGCCGACCAACGAGGCGTTACGCAAAGCCTTCGTCGTACGGCAAGGGAAATTGCATCCCGTGCCGGAAGGCTTCGTGTTGATGGCGCCTGGCAAGATGTGGTCGGTCATTACAACGCCCATTCTATCCTGGTCCGGCAAGCTGCGTTTGGCCCGCGAGTTCTTTGTCCCGCGTCGCCAAGAGCAAACCGACGAGTGTCTCGAGTCGTTCGTCACACGACGCATGGGGAAAGAAGTTTACCAGCGTCTCGTGCAACCACTGATCGGTGGCATTTATACGGCCGATCCGACAAAGCTCAGCATCCAAGCGACACTGCGGCAGTTTGTGGAAATGGAACGAAAGCATGGCAGCTTGATCAAGGGAATGCAGCGTCGCGATCAGAACAATGGCAAGAAGAACGAGAGCGGAGCTCGCTACTCGATGTTCGTCGCGCCGAGGTATGGCATGCGGCAATTGATCGAACGTCTCGTCGAGCGACTATCTGGTCACGACCTACGCTGCGAAACTCCCATTCAATCGATTCGGCGCAAGGGCGATTTGTGGATGGTCGATACGGCCACGCAGTCGCTTGAGTTCGATGCCGTTATCGTGGCATTGCCTGCTCCGCATGCCGCGAAGACGTTGGAAGCGTTTTCGGTCCTGGCCGAAAACCTTCAGGCAATTCCTTACGCGGGATGCAGCGTGGCCATCTTGGCCGTCGACGAAAAGCAAATTCGCCGCCCAGTGGCTGGGTTTGGGTTCGTGGTGCCAGAGATCGAGAACCGCAAGATATTGGCCGGCAGTTTTTCCAGCACCAAGTTCCCCGGCCGCGCTCCGGACGGCAAAGTGGTTATTCGTGTCTTCGTCGGCGGGGCCTGTCACCCTGAGTTGGCCGATCTGCCGGACGACGAAATGCGACGCGTCGTGCTGCAAGAGCTGAACGAGTTGATTGGCTTGGAAGGGGAGCCCGAGAAGTTTCTGGTTACGCGCTGGATGGGCAAGATGCCGCAGTACCATCTTGGGCATCTCGATCGCGTTGCGACATTGGAAAGGGAATGCGGCAGTTTGCCTGGCTTGGAATTGGCCGGCAATGCTTACCGCGGCGTCGGCGTGCCGCAATGTATTCAAAGTGGTGAGCAAGCCGCGGCGCGCGTCGTGGAGTATTTACGCAGCCGCTAG